The Imtechella halotolerans DNA window ATCTGGAGGGATGTCTAAATCTTCTGTGGCAGCTCCAATGGATATTTTGATATTCTCTGCGGTACTTTCTCCAACATATAAGTTGTGTTGAGTTCGCATGTAGTAAATAATATCATTGGTAAATACATCACCAGCAATTTTGACAGATTTATCACATACAATTCCACCAAGTGCAATTACGGCAATTTCAGTAGTACCACCTCCAATGTCAACAATCATATTACCTTTAGGTTGCATGATATCTAAACCTATACCAATGGCTGCAGCCATTGGTTCATGAATAAGATATACCTCTTTACCATTAACACGTTCACAAGATTCTTTTACTGCACGCATTTCTACTTCGGTTATTCCAGAAGGAATACAAACCACCATACGCAAAGACGGAGGAAAAAGTTTTTTCTTTAATGCTGGAATATTTTTAATGAATTGATTTATCATTTGTTCCGAAGCATCAAAATCTGCAATAACTCCGTCTTTGAGTGGGCGAATGGTTTTTATATTTTCATGAGTTTTTCCCTGCATGAGATTTGCTTCTTTACCAACGGCTATAATTTTTCCGCTGATTCGATCACGAGCCACGATTGAAGGGCTGTCTACTACCACTTTGTCATTGTGGATGATTAGAGTGTTGGCTGTACCTAAGTCTATAGCAATTTCCTCTGTTAAGAAGTCAAAAAATCCCATGTGTAATTTAGCGTATGTATTATGTGTGTATGTTAACTTTCAAAGGTAACAAAATTAATGTTTAAAATGGCGGGTCCCAGTAAATACCATTGAAATATTGTGCTCATTACAATAGTCAATACTCAATTGATCTTTAATAGATCCCCCTGGTTGAATTACGCTTGTTATTCCTGCATTGTCAGCAATTTCCACGCAATCTGGGAAAGGGAAAAATGCGTCACTAGCCATAACAGCTCCTTGTAAATCGAATTCAAAAGAAGTAGCTTTTTCAATAGCCTGTCGAAGTGCATCAACACGGCTGGTTTGACCCGTGCCACTAGCACATAATTGCTTGTTTTTAGCTAAAACTATAGTGTTCGATTTTGTGTGTTTGCAAATTTTTGCAGCAAACAACAAGTCTTCTAACTCACTTTCAGATGGATTATTGTTAGTCATATATGTTAAATCCTCAATAACATCTGTTTTTGAATCTTTGTCTTGAACAAGTACTCCGTTTAAACATGTGCGAATAGTGGATTCAGGTAACTGAACATCATTTTGTACCAAAATGATTCTGTTTTTCTTTTCTTTAAGGATTTCAATTGCATCTTCTTCAAAGATTGGTGCGATCACAACTTCACAGAAAAGATTGTTTATTTCTTCGGCTGTTTCTTTGTCAATAGTATTATTGGCAATTAGAATTCCTCCAAAGGCAGAAGTAGGGTCACACGCAAGGGCGTCTAGATAGGCTTCCTTGATAGTGGCTCTTGTGGCTATCCCGCAGGCATTGTTGTGTTTTAATATGGCAAAAGTAGGTGCGTCATTTTTAAATTCACTCATTAAATTTACTGCGGCATCAACGTCTAAAAGGTTGTTGTAAGAAAGCTCTTTTCCATGAAGCTTATCGAACATGGCCTCAAGGTCTCCATAGAAATACCCTTTTTGATGAGGATTTTCTCCGTAACGTAATTCCTGACCTTTTTGCTCACTTACCTTATGTACTGGAAGCTGCTCTGTTTGATTAAAATAATTGAAGATGGCCGTGTCGTAATGGGATGAAACATTAAAAGCTTTAGCGGCAAAACGTTTTCTTTGATCTAAAGAAGTAGCTCCATCATTTGATTGAAGAACTTCAAGAACTTCCGCATAGTCTTCCATTGAAGCTACACATAATACATCCCTGAAATTTTTTGCTGCGGCCCTAATTAATGAAATTCCACCAATGTCGATTTTTTCAATAATATCTTGCTCAGATGCTCCACTGGCGACTGTTTTTTCAAATGGATATAAGTCTACAATAACTAGATCAATCTGTGGGATTTCGTATTGGGCCAATTCGGCAACGTCACTTGGATTATCTTGGCGATTTAAGATTCCTCCAAAAACTTTAGGATGCAATGTTTTAACTCGCCCTCCTAAAATTGAAGGGTAACTTGTAACATTTTCTACTGGAACTACACTAATACCTAAATCTCTAATGAAAGTCTCGGTGCCGCCTGTGGAATATATGGTTACGCCCAATGCGTCCAATTGTTTTACTATAGGTTCGAGCCCTTCTTTACTAAATACTGAAATTAACGCGGATTGTACTGTTTTTGTAGTGTTCATTTTTGATGTGTTGTATTTGAGTGCAAAAGTAGTTTTTTGAAGTTATTTTTTAGGGATAAAAGCTTGAAAAATTTATATTTTTTTAGTAGATTTTAATGCTTAATCACAGATACAATATTCAACTATGTTAGTGTATTTACGCGTTTTTAAGGAAAGTTTCAATTTTGCTATCAATGCACTAAGAAACAATAAGTTGAGGACCTTTCTCTCTCTGTTAGGAGTTACGATCGGTATTTTCTCTATTATTGCTGTATTGGCAGCTGTTGATTCTTTGGATAGGAATATCAAGGAAAACCTGTCAGGACTTGATATGAATACCATGTATATTAGTAAATATTCCTTTGGTCCAACGGATGTTCCTAGATGGCAGAGAGATAATTTTCCGCAAACTAGCTATCAAGAATATGAGTTTATACAACGTAATGTAGCGGATGTAGAGGAAGTTGCCTATGTTATTTTTGGTGCTCGGGAAACTGTCAAGTCGGAAGGTGTAACCTTAACAAATATAGAAGTGGTTCCTGTGACAAGTGAGATTTATGATATTGAGGAGTTTAAAGTTGAACAAGGTCGGTTTTACACTCAGGCCGAATCCTATTCTGGCGCAGCAGTGGTAGTTTTGGGATACGGAGTTGCAGAGAAATTATTTGAAAATGCGAATGCTATAGGTAAGCAGGTGAGAATATATGGTAGAAGGCTTACTGTAATTGGGGTATTGAAGAAGTTTGGTGCGCAATTGTTTGATTCTCCGGATGAAAAAGTGTACGTACCAGCTAATTTTGTTCGTAGGTTTATGAATAGTGGACCACAAGGAGTTCCTGGAGCAATTATTTTAAAACCTAAGAAGGATGTGGATATAGCAGCTTTTGAGGAAGTATTAGTTCAGAAACTTAGAAATTATAGAGGAATGAAATATGAAGATCCTACTAATTTTTTTGTCAATAAGATGTCTGGGCTTCGTGACGCTGTAGATAACATTATTGGAATGATGAATATGGTTGGATGGGTAATTGGAGGTTTTTCTATATTAGTAGGAGGGTTTGGAATAGCTAATATCATGTTTGTTAGTGTGAAAGAGCGTACTAGCCTTATAGGTATTCAAAAATCATTGGGCGCTAAGAATAAATTTATTCTTTTCCAATTTTTGTTTGAGGCAGTTATTTTAGCATTTATTGGAGGTTTAATTGGGTTATTTTTGGTTTGGGTCGTATCTATTATTGCATCTTCTATGACAGGTGATTTCAAATTTGTACTTTCTTTGGGCAATATGGTTTTAGGATCTGCAGTTGCAGTAACTATAGGGTTGATTTCTGGGATTGTCCCAGCATGGAGCGCATCAAGGCTTGACCCTGTAGAGGCAATACGTACAGGAATGTAATACACATAGGTATTTAAAAAGAATAAAGCTCCAATTTTGGAGCTTTATTCTTTTTAAGGTATACATGGCATTATTTCATTATTTCAGCCACTTTTTTATTCACAAATTCTAAAAACGTAACATCTTCTTCTGAAAAAGGGTCGGCAGTATGTGAATCAATATCAATTTGACCTACGTTAACACCATCTACGAAGAGAGGAATTACAATTTCAGCCTTAACATATATACTGCAAGCAATGTAGTTGTCTTGTGCTTTTACATCAGGAACTACAAAGTTCTGGTTGGAGACTGCTACTTGTCCGCAAATACCCTTACCAAAAGGTATTATAGTGTGATCTGTAGGTTCTCCAGCAAATGCCTTTAGCTTCAGTTCTTCTTTATCTCCATTCCTAAAATAAAACCCAACCCAATCGTAATATGGCACTGTGCTTTGTAAAAGTTCGCATACGGTTGTTAATTTGTCATCAATATTGAGCTGAGCCTCCAAAAGGATGTTTTCCACATGTGGTTTAAGAGATGATAGATTCATATTACAATTTTTTTGTAAAAGTATCATAAAACCATGATACCTAAAAAAGTAATATTTGTATAAAATTGTTAAAAACTCAATGTACGCGACAGTATATATTGAATCCTTTCCATCTGCATTAATTATTTGTTCGTTTTTTACTTCTATTTCCATTGTTTTTTTTGCCTTTAAAGAGTCCCTTTTTTGAGCGCCCAGATTTCAAATTCACCTTTTCTTTTATAATCAATGTTATGTGCATTTTGGAATCATTTTAAAGTTTTAAAAGGGTTAAGGGATTCATAAAATTGTAATTCAATTGAAAAATTTTGTAATTTTGTTTCCAAATGAAATCCTATTTTTCTAAAATAACATCCTTATTACTAGCATTTTTGGTGCTTTTTTCAACGGTCTCATGGGCAATTGATCAGCATTTTTGTGGAGATATGCTTGTGGATACTGCCTTGTTTTCTAAGGCGGAAGGATGTGGTATGGAACTAGCTCCTGTTTCCAATGAAGGGGTGTCGATTTCACAAGAGACATGTTGTTCAGACGAAGCCACAATAGTTCAAGGGCAGGATGTGCTTGATATTCAGACATTCAAATTAAAATGGGAACAACAAGTATTTGTTGAGGCTTTTGTCTACAGTTATCTCGATTTGTTTGAAAACCTAGACAAAAATGTTATTCCTTTTAAAGATTATATTCCACCCTTACTGGTCCAGGATATTCAGGTTTTAAACGACACTTTCATTATTTAATTTATCTAAACGGTTGATTAGACTATGCGTGCATTGTATGGTCTTTAATTTTATTGGCTTTAATCAATAATCGTTTTAGATAAAATTATGTTTCAGAAAATTATACACTATTTTTTGCATAACCGATTAGTAACAATGTTGTTGCTTATTGGTTTTGTAGGCTGGGGATTGTCCACAGCACCTTTTAATTGGGATACCGGGTTTCTTCCTAAGAATCCTGTTCCTGTAGATGCCATTCCTGATATAGGAGAAAATCAACAAATTGTTTTTACTGATTGGCCGGGAAGATCTCCCCAAGATGTGGAAGATCAGATTACGTATCCTTTGACGACTTCATTATTAGGGATTTCAGGAGTGAAGTCTATTCGCAGTACTTCAATGTTTGGTTTTTCAAGCATTTATATCATTTTTAATGAAGATGTTGAGTTTTATTGGTCTCGTTCTAGAGTACTTGAAAAATTGAATTCGCTACCATCAGGGTTGTTGCCTCAAGGCGTTCAGCCTACTTTAGGACCTGATGCTACGGCACTTGGTCAGGTGTTTTGGTACACCTTGGAAGGGAGAGATTCTTTAGGTAATGTTACTGGGGGATGGGATTTGCATGAATTACGTACTACACAAGATTACTTTGTAAAGTATGGATTGAATGCGGTTGAAGGAGTTTCTGAAGTAGCCTCAGTTGGGGGGTATGTAAGAGAATACCAAATTG harbors:
- the purH gene encoding bifunctional phosphoribosylaminoimidazolecarboxamide formyltransferase/IMP cyclohydrolase; translation: MNTTKTVQSALISVFSKEGLEPIVKQLDALGVTIYSTGGTETFIRDLGISVVPVENVTSYPSILGGRVKTLHPKVFGGILNRQDNPSDVAELAQYEIPQIDLVIVDLYPFEKTVASGASEQDIIEKIDIGGISLIRAAAKNFRDVLCVASMEDYAEVLEVLQSNDGATSLDQRKRFAAKAFNVSSHYDTAIFNYFNQTEQLPVHKVSEQKGQELRYGENPHQKGYFYGDLEAMFDKLHGKELSYNNLLDVDAAVNLMSEFKNDAPTFAILKHNNACGIATRATIKEAYLDALACDPTSAFGGILIANNTIDKETAEEINNLFCEVVIAPIFEEDAIEILKEKKNRIILVQNDVQLPESTIRTCLNGVLVQDKDSKTDVIEDLTYMTNNNPSESELEDLLFAAKICKHTKSNTIVLAKNKQLCASGTGQTSRVDALRQAIEKATSFEFDLQGAVMASDAFFPFPDCVEIADNAGITSVIQPGGSIKDQLSIDYCNEHNISMVFTGTRHFKH
- a CDS encoding HYC_CC_PP family protein encodes the protein MKSYFSKITSLLLAFLVLFSTVSWAIDQHFCGDMLVDTALFSKAEGCGMELAPVSNEGVSISQETCCSDEATIVQGQDVLDIQTFKLKWEQQVFVEAFVYSYLDLFENLDKNVIPFKDYIPPLLVQDIQVLNDTFII
- a CDS encoding rod shape-determining protein, with the protein product MGFFDFLTEEIAIDLGTANTLIIHNDKVVVDSPSIVARDRISGKIIAVGKEANLMQGKTHENIKTIRPLKDGVIADFDASEQMINQFIKNIPALKKKLFPPSLRMVVCIPSGITEVEMRAVKESCERVNGKEVYLIHEPMAAAIGIGLDIMQPKGNMIVDIGGGTTEIAVIALGGIVCDKSVKIAGDVFTNDIIYYMRTQHNLYVGESTAENIKISIGAATEDLDIPPDEMSVQGRDLLTGKPKQVQVSYREIAKALDKSILRIEDAVMETLSQTPPELAADIYNTGIYLAGGGSMLRGLDKRLSMKTDLPVYIAEDPLRAVVRGTGISLKNLERFKSILIK
- a CDS encoding GAF domain-containing protein — translated: MNLSSLKPHVENILLEAQLNIDDKLTTVCELLQSTVPYYDWVGFYFRNGDKEELKLKAFAGEPTDHTIIPFGKGICGQVAVSNQNFVVPDVKAQDNYIACSIYVKAEIVIPLFVDGVNVGQIDIDSHTADPFSEEDVTFLEFVNKKVAEIMK
- a CDS encoding ABC transporter permease encodes the protein MLVYLRVFKESFNFAINALRNNKLRTFLSLLGVTIGIFSIIAVLAAVDSLDRNIKENLSGLDMNTMYISKYSFGPTDVPRWQRDNFPQTSYQEYEFIQRNVADVEEVAYVIFGARETVKSEGVTLTNIEVVPVTSEIYDIEEFKVEQGRFYTQAESYSGAAVVVLGYGVAEKLFENANAIGKQVRIYGRRLTVIGVLKKFGAQLFDSPDEKVYVPANFVRRFMNSGPQGVPGAIILKPKKDVDIAAFEEVLVQKLRNYRGMKYEDPTNFFVNKMSGLRDAVDNIIGMMNMVGWVIGGFSILVGGFGIANIMFVSVKERTSLIGIQKSLGAKNKFILFQFLFEAVILAFIGGLIGLFLVWVVSIIASSMTGDFKFVLSLGNMVLGSAVAVTIGLISGIVPAWSASRLDPVEAIRTGM